One genomic window of Cystobacter fuscus DSM 2262 includes the following:
- a CDS encoding metallophosphoesterase family protein yields the protein MAVYDARRSYEPNLTARDYTELLQKVRTPPPEGALWLVLAPRRYGKTWTLRELEHRLGTSACYLDLRLPSDKKTWSSGRKVQSGGFWLLDELSGLLESNDEATALKAAQGFLSRCEKLRSAKTSVILALTPRELHHLQRADRGNGRISFKSILRLDPLSSAEAAKLARTPEAHEVLAQVPPDWRRTPFLLELLFEVDERARKQGALLERKLLKAALESAESSRHQYFHHVFWDALTEDNQAMLRTIVRSEVVDPRSCEPLVDAGLVEVDAITERRRLADPVLAARLSPLRIHHLSDIHVGPRSAQSIDAKEAGLLAEALDPGLVRESYLSHLEGLRKSGKAPHVLIISGDLTEWATKEQCQEARNWLDRLLPQLEPHVLLGEEAQRILLVGGNHDVDWSQTRGGPGSTRHQNFADFFHGYAHPHLEVPPADRKLEPIEWMDLGVTVLLLGTSELGGQIEEEREHYNLLQELVKLPKAPTKEEREKADKLATDAARIDPGLVEARDLRRVSTHPWKDSLPVRIAVLHHPPSPLPSTEVARYSGLLNAGAVKQVLMEKGFCLALCGHVHTGWFAEERWFKHSGGHILRIAAAPSLGSREIPSNNGFNLVEVFRDRDRNGIPEYQVRVRRYVRNGDLGWDVHADQLGPFAPGK from the coding sequence ATGGCCGTCTATGACGCCCGCCGCAGCTACGAGCCGAACCTGACGGCCCGCGATTACACGGAGCTGCTGCAGAAGGTGCGTACGCCTCCCCCAGAGGGGGCTCTCTGGCTCGTGCTCGCACCTCGTCGCTACGGGAAGACGTGGACACTTCGGGAGCTGGAACATCGGCTGGGCACCTCCGCGTGCTACCTGGATCTGCGCCTCCCCAGCGACAAGAAAACTTGGTCCTCCGGCAGGAAGGTGCAGTCCGGAGGCTTCTGGCTCCTGGACGAGCTCTCTGGCCTGCTTGAGAGCAACGACGAGGCTACGGCACTCAAGGCGGCCCAGGGATTCCTCTCTAGGTGCGAGAAGCTGCGGAGCGCGAAGACGAGCGTGATCCTCGCGTTGACTCCGCGGGAGTTGCACCACCTCCAGCGCGCGGATAGAGGCAACGGGCGCATCTCCTTCAAGTCCATTCTCAGGCTCGACCCGCTCTCTTCCGCAGAGGCCGCGAAGTTGGCGCGGACTCCCGAAGCTCACGAGGTTCTGGCGCAGGTGCCACCGGACTGGAGGCGAACCCCGTTCCTGCTCGAGTTGCTCTTCGAGGTGGACGAGCGAGCCCGGAAGCAAGGAGCGCTCCTGGAGCGCAAGCTCCTCAAGGCGGCGCTGGAGTCCGCTGAGAGTTCACGGCACCAGTACTTCCACCATGTCTTCTGGGATGCCCTTACAGAGGACAACCAGGCAATGCTCCGCACCATTGTGAGGAGTGAGGTGGTGGATCCCCGCTCCTGCGAACCGCTGGTGGACGCAGGGCTCGTGGAGGTGGATGCAATCACGGAGCGTCGCAGGCTCGCCGACCCGGTGCTGGCCGCGCGCCTCTCCCCGTTGCGCATCCACCACCTCTCGGACATCCATGTCGGCCCGAGGTCCGCGCAGAGCATCGACGCCAAGGAGGCTGGACTGCTGGCCGAGGCGCTCGATCCCGGCCTCGTCCGTGAGAGCTACCTGTCCCACCTGGAAGGGCTGCGCAAGAGCGGCAAGGCGCCGCACGTGCTCATCATCTCAGGGGATCTGACGGAGTGGGCGACAAAGGAGCAGTGCCAGGAGGCTCGGAACTGGCTGGACCGCCTCCTGCCGCAGTTGGAGCCGCATGTGCTGCTTGGCGAGGAGGCCCAGCGAATCCTCCTGGTGGGTGGCAACCATGATGTCGACTGGAGCCAGACCCGCGGCGGGCCCGGGTCCACCCGGCACCAGAACTTCGCCGATTTCTTCCATGGTTACGCGCACCCTCACCTGGAGGTGCCGCCCGCAGACCGAAAGCTCGAGCCAATCGAGTGGATGGATCTCGGTGTAACAGTCCTGCTCCTGGGCACCAGTGAGCTCGGAGGGCAGATCGAGGAAGAGCGGGAGCATTACAATCTGCTCCAGGAACTAGTGAAGCTCCCGAAGGCGCCCACGAAAGAGGAGCGGGAAAAGGCCGATAAGCTCGCGACGGATGCGGCCCGCATCGATCCCGGGTTGGTGGAGGCCAGGGACTTGCGCCGCGTCAGCACGCATCCTTGGAAGGATAGCCTCCCGGTGCGGATCGCCGTCCTGCACCATCCGCCCTCACCGCTGCCCTCCACGGAGGTGGCTCGCTACTCGGGGCTGCTCAACGCGGGAGCAGTCAAGCAAGTGCTGATGGAGAAAGGCTTTTGCTTGGCACTCTGCGGGCATGTTCACACCGGATGGTTCGCCGAGGAACGCTGGTTCAAGCACTCCGGTGGGCACATACTCCGCATCGCCGCGGCGCCTTCGCTGGGCAGCCGCGAGATTCCGTCGAACAATGGCTTCAATCTCGTGGAGGTGTTCCGTGATCGGGACCGGAATGGCATCCCCGAGTACCAGGTCCGGGTCCGGCGCTACGTTCGCAATGGGGACCTCGGATGGGACGTGCACGCGGATCAGCTGGGCCCCTTCGCTCCAGGCAAGTAA
- a CDS encoding TIGR02269 family lipoprotein: MAAILVSTGCVSLTPPPSGTMGPHYTPREAAGTALADGSGKELPHVLSALPRSSLESEAPERLHRRRNARKAGTGTGSDIGGEVRRDAAKSARQSAIAAHLAVLGAIRDVSSSTRRISGEFSRLKADEWGLVGGGAGIFVRYVEYGERQLRWIDAQPAAATQLANAASEVENPDMQLALLRLAGPRLETAMMGSLLLAVWLDFLHLADIALKQRFYSVERLFVDMNRVQEMIEPAMTALSSMEPEQVEATAKDIPMRVGHLTREFAATREAMRVAAENLQKILVLKETIEALTMLSAMKFSLPSLPPSAPALLSMGLMVGGDGVMVGTRVVVSADWVEMMRQLVRTGIISLPVVSATVRIQAGQVLLAQAHDELPKGVRDALGDGPEVGAMHETGKAGAGMAEPPRHHVLPKEFREWFEKRGFTGEMDIDEFCIKMERAHHEAIHGGGHWKLGRTWPGEWNRMIMKALFEAEAEAGRMLTRKAILNIVAKRMEDYYIPINFIPWRGP; this comes from the coding sequence TTGGCCGCCATCCTGGTATCCACCGGTTGCGTGTCGCTGACGCCACCACCCAGTGGAACAATGGGGCCGCACTACACGCCACGCGAGGCCGCGGGGACTGCGTTGGCCGACGGTTCGGGCAAGGAACTTCCGCACGTCCTCTCCGCTCTACCCCGCTCCTCGCTCGAATCCGAGGCGCCGGAGCGGCTGCACCGTCGCCGGAATGCCCGGAAAGCCGGCACAGGGACTGGCAGCGACATCGGGGGTGAAGTCCGCCGTGACGCCGCGAAGTCCGCCAGGCAGAGCGCAATCGCGGCCCATCTCGCAGTCCTCGGTGCCATTCGCGACGTATCCAGCTCCACTCGCCGGATCTCCGGCGAGTTCTCCAGACTCAAGGCCGACGAATGGGGCCTTGTCGGCGGAGGCGCTGGCATCTTCGTCCGCTACGTTGAGTATGGCGAACGTCAACTGCGGTGGATTGACGCCCAGCCCGCCGCCGCCACCCAGCTGGCCAACGCGGCTTCGGAGGTGGAAAACCCTGATATGCAGCTCGCCCTCCTGCGCCTCGCCGGCCCACGGCTCGAGACCGCCATGATGGGCTCCCTCTTGCTCGCCGTCTGGCTCGACTTCCTCCACCTCGCCGACATCGCGCTCAAACAGCGCTTCTACAGTGTGGAGAGGCTGTTCGTGGACATGAACCGCGTCCAGGAAATGATCGAGCCCGCCATGACGGCGCTTTCCTCCATGGAGCCAGAACAAGTGGAGGCAACGGCGAAAGACATCCCCATGCGGGTCGGCCATCTCACCCGCGAATTCGCGGCAACACGTGAGGCCATGCGCGTGGCGGCGGAGAACCTCCAGAAGATTCTGGTGCTCAAGGAGACCATTGAGGCACTCACCATGCTATCGGCGATGAAGTTCTCGCTGCCCTCGTTGCCGCCGTCCGCTCCCGCCCTACTCAGCATGGGCCTGATGGTGGGAGGTGACGGCGTGATGGTGGGCACACGCGTTGTCGTCTCCGCCGATTGGGTGGAGATGATGCGCCAACTGGTGCGGACGGGCATCATCTCCCTTCCCGTTGTCAGCGCCACCGTGCGGATCCAGGCGGGCCAGGTGTTGCTGGCGCAGGCTCACGACGAACTGCCGAAGGGCGTGCGCGACGCGCTGGGAGATGGGCCCGAGGTAGGGGCCATGCACGAGACGGGCAAAGCCGGGGCTGGCATGGCCGAGCCACCGCGGCACCACGTCCTGCCCAAGGAGTTCCGCGAGTGGTTCGAGAAGCGCGGCTTCACCGGCGAGATGGATATTGACGAGTTCTGCATCAAGATGGAGCGGGCTCACCACGAGGCCATCCACGGCGGTGGCCACTGGAAGCTGGGACGCACATGGCCGGGTGAATGGAACCGGATGATCATGAAGGCGCTGTTCGAGGCCGAGGCCGAGGCCGGCCGGATGTTGACGCGAAAAGCGATCCTGAACATCGTCGCGAAGCGTATGGAGGATTACTACATCCCGATAAACTTCATCCCGTGGAGAGGACCATGA
- a CDS encoding DUF1501 domain-containing protein: MTNTSRRTLLKWALGAGQLALLERAGLLGSSAARAADIDVPSRLAVLYIPGGYRPAYYFTPMDDADIPLCVPTPSNYSGEPVFFDASKVVNLGPPNGSYKPLRTWQSWNPANPAERGGFSPLMYGFSHFALHEQLSVLHGIDQGTNDHASAFIASMCGVAGADYRAPAVHSVIANHLFEKYRESRPLPFVVVSGERGTPLGMGLPSHASPVRVPSIEALKPQLSAKPTDNPWWTGLDARTAGPELDARGQPTGGTLKTTTVERFSLARAQQLMGRSTAKVDGYLEGLHGSLSSVSRVLATDVVSVLQNTKGIDFLTANRPSYLSSYLGNQSFTYTFGLANFHLTGLDPRMDLALRLLKSDLCTSVHVSLQLDFDTHNAGGHGFSCAHGRGLMDCVARFLGELKAAPAPGKPGKTLLDDTLVLVMSEFGRSWASRGRDGSYSLPDDHHPYTSVCFAGGNVAANRQVGSYTSRGLGVPVDIIEENGQPSKRVPRAADAVTTALRIMGMSTHDFFIPGGYGEVTGIRRA, from the coding sequence ATGACGAACACCTCTCGTCGCACGCTGCTCAAGTGGGCCCTCGGAGCGGGACAGCTCGCGCTCCTCGAACGCGCGGGCCTCCTCGGCTCGAGCGCCGCGCGCGCCGCGGACATCGACGTCCCCTCACGGCTCGCGGTCCTCTACATCCCGGGCGGCTACCGGCCGGCGTACTACTTCACCCCCATGGACGACGCGGACATTCCGCTCTGCGTGCCCACGCCCTCCAACTACAGCGGCGAGCCCGTCTTCTTCGACGCGAGCAAGGTGGTGAACCTCGGGCCTCCGAACGGCTCCTACAAACCGCTCCGGACCTGGCAGTCGTGGAACCCCGCCAACCCCGCCGAGCGCGGCGGCTTCAGCCCGCTCATGTATGGCTTCTCGCACTTCGCGCTGCACGAGCAGCTGAGCGTGCTGCACGGCATCGACCAGGGCACCAACGACCACGCGAGCGCGTTCATCGCCTCGATGTGTGGTGTCGCCGGTGCGGACTACCGGGCGCCCGCCGTTCATTCGGTGATCGCCAACCACCTGTTCGAGAAGTACCGCGAGAGCAGACCGCTGCCGTTCGTGGTCGTCTCCGGTGAGCGCGGTACGCCGCTCGGGATGGGGCTGCCCTCACACGCCTCGCCCGTTCGCGTTCCGTCGATCGAGGCGCTCAAGCCGCAGCTCTCCGCGAAGCCCACGGACAATCCCTGGTGGACGGGGCTCGATGCTCGCACCGCGGGCCCCGAGCTGGACGCGCGCGGTCAGCCCACCGGTGGCACCCTGAAGACGACCACGGTGGAGCGCTTCTCGCTCGCGCGCGCCCAGCAGTTGATGGGCCGCTCGACGGCGAAGGTGGACGGCTACCTCGAGGGATTGCATGGCTCGCTGTCGTCGGTCTCGCGCGTGCTCGCGACGGATGTGGTGTCCGTGCTGCAGAACACCAAGGGCATCGATTTCCTGACGGCGAACCGTCCCTCGTACCTGTCGAGCTACCTCGGCAACCAGTCGTTCACGTACACGTTCGGCCTGGCCAACTTCCACCTCACCGGGCTCGACCCGCGGATGGATCTCGCGCTGCGCCTGCTCAAGTCGGACCTCTGCACCTCGGTGCACGTTTCGTTGCAGCTCGACTTCGACACGCACAACGCCGGTGGCCACGGTTTCAGCTGCGCGCACGGCCGTGGACTGATGGACTGCGTCGCGCGCTTCCTGGGCGAGCTCAAGGCCGCGCCCGCTCCCGGCAAGCCGGGCAAGACGCTGCTCGATGACACGCTGGTGCTGGTGATGAGTGAGTTCGGCCGCAGCTGGGCCTCTCGCGGACGCGACGGCTCCTACTCCCTGCCGGATGATCACCACCCGTACACCTCGGTCTGCTTCGCGGGTGGAAACGTGGCGGCGAACCGGCAGGTGGGCTCGTACACCTCGCGCGGGCTCGGCGTTCCGGTGGACATCATCGAGGAGAACGGTCAGCCCTCCAAGCGCGTGCCCAGAGCCGCGGACGCCGTGACCACCGCGCTGCGAATCATGGGCATGAGCACGCATGACTTCTTCATCCCCGGCGGCTACGGCGAGGTGACAGGGATCCGCAGGGCGTAG
- a CDS encoding DUF1549 domain-containing protein, whose product MHWPLQSKRAALLTVMLTISGLIGVDAHAQQCGPETPQTVEPPDDRMSDTRLLRRLVLGLTGTTPTVEQYEAMADAATPDAREAILRSTLDEVLASPKFYERMLRFGHEWIAVGAYTTGASGDAYQGDLSGHLFKCGTDTMHPGAYYHVNEFTAGDKSSNQCKDLDAGGNPAVAEARSVEPWWAPGTRVEVLGKAGSNVTQVADAKGQMLDCGIARGGYYDPMLPTGCGCGPNLVWCSPLTGLINGSNHDLGVQRRHPYEEPARLFAHLAWHDRPLSDLIIGNYSVGTNWLRALYVRLGRQMGSNALDANTTWWRPDADNAPRDPLHPSPNDPQAWREFVVEDLEPFHLALSNNRARSGSLERTYRFDPRTTTEAPKGLPSAGVLTMIGAMSSFPRERVRAARFLEIFACQSFSPPPADVHFPPYEVDPATGGTCLHCHKTLDPAAISFKRWDFGSAQSAYVPWPFIPGVGNHRVTKEWLSGKYPYTGNSPGYRWKNAFLPNTMLTPVTPEQITANPEAVLLDTMPESYTLLGVHGDGTMGPLGFGKLLVRSGEFDRCVSRKLYSMFIGRELNPASEKHFIDKLAREFVARDRKLRPFIRYLFEQPELRRGL is encoded by the coding sequence ATGCACTGGCCTTTGCAGTCGAAGCGCGCGGCTCTGCTGACCGTGATGCTCACGATCTCTGGTCTCATCGGAGTCGACGCGCACGCCCAGCAATGCGGTCCCGAGACTCCACAGACGGTCGAGCCTCCCGATGATCGGATGAGTGACACGCGGCTCTTGCGGCGCCTCGTGCTCGGGCTCACCGGGACCACGCCGACCGTCGAGCAATACGAAGCCATGGCGGACGCGGCCACACCTGATGCGCGAGAAGCGATCCTGCGCTCGACACTGGATGAGGTGCTCGCCTCGCCGAAGTTCTACGAGCGGATGCTGCGCTTCGGACACGAGTGGATCGCGGTGGGCGCGTACACCACCGGTGCTTCCGGTGATGCGTATCAGGGTGACCTGTCCGGCCACCTCTTCAAGTGCGGCACCGATACGATGCACCCGGGCGCGTACTACCACGTGAACGAGTTCACGGCGGGGGACAAGTCGTCCAATCAGTGCAAGGACCTGGATGCGGGTGGCAATCCCGCGGTGGCCGAGGCGCGCTCGGTCGAGCCCTGGTGGGCGCCGGGAACACGGGTCGAGGTGCTCGGCAAGGCCGGCTCCAACGTCACCCAGGTCGCCGACGCCAAGGGGCAGATGCTCGACTGCGGCATCGCGCGCGGCGGCTACTACGATCCCATGCTGCCCACCGGGTGCGGCTGCGGACCCAACCTCGTGTGGTGCTCACCCCTCACCGGCTTGATCAACGGGAGCAACCACGACCTCGGTGTTCAACGCCGCCATCCGTACGAGGAACCCGCGCGCCTGTTCGCGCACCTCGCGTGGCACGACCGGCCGCTCTCGGATCTCATCATTGGCAACTACTCGGTCGGAACCAACTGGCTGCGCGCGCTGTACGTGCGCTTGGGCCGGCAGATGGGTAGCAATGCGTTGGACGCGAACACGACGTGGTGGCGCCCGGACGCGGACAACGCACCTCGCGACCCGCTGCACCCGTCACCGAATGATCCGCAGGCGTGGCGTGAGTTCGTGGTCGAGGATCTGGAGCCCTTCCACCTCGCGCTCTCCAACAACCGGGCGCGCTCCGGCAGTCTCGAGCGCACGTACCGCTTCGATCCCCGCACCACGACCGAAGCGCCGAAGGGTCTTCCCTCCGCCGGGGTGCTCACCATGATCGGCGCGATGTCCTCGTTCCCGCGCGAGCGCGTCCGGGCCGCGCGCTTCCTCGAGATCTTCGCCTGCCAGAGCTTCTCGCCTCCTCCCGCGGACGTGCACTTCCCTCCGTACGAGGTCGATCCCGCGACCGGCGGAACGTGCCTGCACTGCCACAAGACACTCGATCCCGCGGCGATCTCGTTCAAGCGGTGGGATTTCGGTTCGGCCCAGAGCGCTTACGTCCCATGGCCCTTCATTCCCGGCGTGGGCAATCATCGCGTCACGAAGGAGTGGTTGTCCGGGAAGTACCCGTACACCGGCAACTCACCGGGCTATCGGTGGAAGAACGCGTTCCTTCCCAATACCATGTTGACCCCGGTCACCCCCGAGCAGATCACGGCCAATCCGGAAGCGGTGCTGCTCGACACCATGCCCGAGTCCTACACGCTGCTCGGAGTGCACGGCGACGGCACCATGGGTCCACTCGGGTTCGGCAAGCTCCTCGTTCGTTCCGGCGAGTTCGATCGCTGCGTCTCGCGCAAGCTCTACTCGATGTTCATCGGCCGTGAGCTGAACCCGGCCTCCGAGAAGCACTTCATCGACAAGCTCGCCAGGGAGTTCGTCGCACGCGACCGCAAGCTCCGGCCCTTCATCCGCTATCTCTTCGAACAACCCGAACTGCGGAGGGGCCTGTGA
- a CDS encoding imm11 family protein, with protein MERHFYWVRIADVPQWLIATPVPASGGEFDEPWMFGEGHLLQHPGAMKTQVEQQGERRAFVFAGLESVPIVSEAVANVFMVLASDDVQLFPVTVDSESGRYFVVNGRKTIDCIDEANCREVHLYDQDDPEPARRGAYRWIYGLRIDPAKTEGARVFRPKRFTHALIVSEEVKAALERVGNLGVDFERVTGPHEPLPPPREVPATLKQAREARAAAYSKLGDLSEDVIRRIVPTSGNWPSGFQAWRIIKRGQRTLFVSDGLSDPFLDASEPSVGFGFELAVETDEELPGDDGWPLDMLMWVSDGFANYADTRKLLETELAFIQFSGKGMPEQLVVPPDVFKKFRPNDWVSEHGMSMALFGLESPTLPTSFPTPAGPVRLVSAMAMHSSEIVAYLDRGGDEVLSLFLKCPDKSLSSTKRNPVIEWTVKDSPAR; from the coding sequence ATGGAACGTCACTTTTATTGGGTCCGAATTGCTGATGTGCCTCAGTGGCTCATCGCGACTCCAGTACCGGCATCAGGCGGTGAGTTCGACGAGCCTTGGATGTTCGGAGAAGGGCACCTCCTCCAACACCCGGGGGCGATGAAGACCCAGGTTGAGCAGCAAGGCGAGCGACGCGCCTTTGTGTTCGCTGGGCTTGAGAGTGTCCCCATCGTCAGCGAAGCAGTCGCAAATGTCTTCATGGTTCTTGCGTCTGACGATGTGCAACTGTTCCCGGTGACAGTGGATAGCGAATCGGGGCGGTATTTCGTTGTCAATGGACGCAAGACCATTGACTGCATTGACGAAGCGAACTGCCGGGAAGTCCACCTATACGACCAAGACGACCCTGAACCTGCGCGCAGAGGGGCTTATCGCTGGATCTACGGATTGCGAATTGACCCAGCGAAGACTGAAGGTGCGCGTGTCTTCAGGCCGAAGAGGTTCACTCACGCACTCATTGTCTCCGAAGAGGTCAAGGCTGCGCTCGAAAGAGTAGGGAATCTGGGGGTTGATTTCGAGCGGGTGACGGGGCCGCATGAACCGCTGCCACCGCCGCGCGAGGTTCCAGCCACGCTCAAGCAAGCCCGGGAGGCGAGGGCCGCCGCGTACAGCAAGCTCGGGGACCTCTCTGAAGACGTCATCAGGCGCATCGTTCCCACGAGCGGAAATTGGCCGAGCGGTTTTCAGGCGTGGAGGATCATCAAGAGAGGTCAGCGTACCCTGTTCGTGAGTGATGGGCTATCCGACCCATTTCTTGACGCGAGCGAGCCGTCCGTGGGCTTCGGGTTCGAGCTGGCGGTTGAGACGGACGAGGAGCTGCCGGGGGACGACGGGTGGCCGCTGGACATGTTGATGTGGGTCTCGGATGGCTTCGCCAACTACGCGGACACTCGGAAGCTCCTGGAGACAGAGCTGGCGTTCATCCAGTTCTCCGGCAAGGGAATGCCGGAACAGCTCGTGGTGCCGCCAGATGTCTTCAAGAAGTTCCGGCCGAACGACTGGGTGTCAGAACACGGGATGTCGATGGCTCTGTTCGGCTTGGAGTCGCCGACCCTGCCAACGAGCTTCCCCACGCCCGCCGGTCCAGTGCGCCTCGTTTCCGCGATGGCTATGCACTCGAGCGAGATCGTCGCTTACCTGGATCGCGGAGGAGATGAGGTCCTTTCCCTTTTCTTGAAGTGCCCCGACAAGTCCCTGTCGAGCACGAAGAGGAATCCGGTCATCGAGTGGACGGTAAAAGACTCTCCTGCTCGTTGA
- a CDS encoding helix-turn-helix domain-containing protein has protein sequence MSVFLAVAEVRSLRGAGDRLGVSGSAVSQAPRRLEDRFGVTLVQRTTCSIRPAWRSHRPGGSRAALLPKQG, from the coding sequence ATGAGCGTCTTCCTGGCAGTGGCCGAGGTGCGGAGCCTCCGCGGCGCTGGTGACCGTCTTGGCGTGAGCGGCTCGGCGGTGAGCCAGGCCCCGCGGCGGCTGGAGGATCGGTTCGGGGTGACGCTGGTGCAGCGGACCACGTGCAGCATCCGGCCGGCTTGGCGAAGTCATCGACCGGGAGGTTCGCGTGCCGCCTTACTGCCCAAGCAAGGGTGA
- a CDS encoding aldo/keto reductase, whose amino-acid sequence MQKRKLGNSNLEVSAIGLGCMGMSWSYGPPKDTQEMIALIRAAVDRGVTFFDTAEVYGPLTNEELLSEALAPFRGRVVIATKFGFAPAHEGEGRWSLINSRPEHIKQAAERSLKRLKVDAIDLYYQHRVDPAVPIEDVAGAVKDLIREGKVKHFGLSEAGAQTIRRAHAVQPVTALQSEYSLWWREPETSVLPTLEELGIGFVPFSPLGKGFLTGKIDPTTTFDSSDFRSTLPRFQPENLQANQAFVELLARIAKEKNATPSQIALAWVLARKPWIVPIPGTTKQARMLENAGAADIVLTASDLREIEDGASRIKPSGDRYPPQQQRLIDR is encoded by the coding sequence ATGCAGAAGCGCAAACTTGGAAACAGCAACCTGGAGGTTTCCGCCATCGGCCTCGGCTGCATGGGCATGAGCTGGAGTTACGGCCCACCGAAGGACACCCAGGAGATGATCGCGCTCATCCGCGCAGCGGTCGATCGCGGCGTCACGTTCTTCGACACGGCGGAAGTGTACGGACCGCTGACGAACGAGGAACTCCTCAGCGAAGCCCTCGCGCCGTTTCGCGGGCGCGTCGTCATCGCGACGAAATTCGGGTTCGCGCCAGCTCACGAAGGGGAAGGGAGATGGAGCCTCATCAATAGCCGCCCGGAGCACATCAAGCAGGCCGCCGAAAGATCGTTGAAGCGGCTGAAGGTCGACGCGATCGACCTCTATTACCAACACCGCGTCGACCCAGCGGTACCGATCGAAGACGTCGCGGGCGCCGTGAAGGACCTCATTCGCGAGGGGAAGGTCAAACACTTCGGTCTCTCCGAAGCGGGGGCGCAGACGATCCGTCGCGCGCACGCGGTGCAGCCCGTCACCGCGCTCCAGAGCGAGTATTCGTTGTGGTGGCGCGAGCCCGAGACGAGCGTGTTGCCGACGCTCGAGGAACTGGGCATCGGCTTCGTGCCGTTCAGCCCGCTCGGCAAAGGCTTTCTGACCGGCAAGATCGACCCGACCACGACGTTCGATTCGAGCGATTTCCGGAGCACCCTCCCGCGGTTCCAGCCCGAGAACCTTCAGGCGAACCAGGCCTTCGTGGAGCTGCTCGCGCGGATCGCCAAGGAGAAGAACGCCACCCCCAGTCAGATCGCGCTCGCGTGGGTGCTCGCACGGAAACCGTGGATCGTACCGATCCCAGGGACGACGAAGCAGGCGCGCATGCTCGAGAACGCGGGCGCCGCCGACATCGTGCTCACGGCAAGCGACCTCCGCGAGATCGAGGACGGCGCCTCGCGTATCAAGCCGAGCGGGGACCGCTACCCGCCGCAACAGCAACGCCTGATCGATCGCTGA
- a CDS encoding putative quinol monooxygenase, with the protein MNLRQFLMVCASALALCLGPPALAQKAQVPFVRLEDLEIDPAQLEGFKAAAREHAVATLRMERGVLALHAAAEKGNPARIRVFEMYADERAYQAHLRTPHFQRFRSVTAKGVLARGMYDAVPVLLGAKPRLPAKALVRIAELEIDPAQLEAYKAAVTEEIDTSIRVEAGVLAIYSVALKENPTHLRFFEIYADEKAYRQHLESPHFKKYVDVTRSMITARRLFETEPLSLSAKPR; encoded by the coding sequence ATGAACCTCAGGCAATTCTTGATGGTGTGCGCGTCGGCGCTGGCGTTGTGCCTTGGCCCGCCCGCCCTGGCCCAGAAAGCGCAGGTCCCGTTCGTGCGACTGGAGGACCTGGAAATCGACCCCGCGCAGTTGGAAGGCTTCAAGGCAGCGGCTCGCGAGCATGCGGTGGCGACGCTTCGGATGGAGCGGGGCGTGCTGGCCCTCCATGCCGCGGCAGAGAAAGGCAACCCGGCCCGCATCCGTGTGTTCGAGATGTACGCGGACGAAAGGGCGTATCAAGCGCATCTGCGGACGCCGCATTTCCAGAGGTTTCGCTCTGTCACGGCCAAGGGGGTGTTGGCCCGCGGAATGTACGACGCGGTGCCTGTCCTGCTCGGCGCGAAGCCGCGGTTGCCTGCCAAAGCGCTCGTGCGTATCGCCGAGCTGGAGATCGATCCGGCCCAGCTCGAAGCCTACAAGGCCGCCGTGACGGAGGAGATCGACACCTCGATCCGCGTCGAAGCCGGCGTGCTGGCCATCTACTCGGTGGCCTTGAAAGAGAACCCGACCCATCTGCGGTTTTTCGAGATTTACGCGGACGAGAAGGCATACCGGCAGCACCTCGAGTCGCCGCACTTCAAGAAGTACGTGGACGTCACCAGGTCCATGATCACGGCGCGCAGGCTTTTCGAGACGGAGCCGCTCTCGCTCAGCGCGAAGCCACGGTGA
- a CDS encoding cyclophilin-like fold protein — protein sequence MKTKRSLLLAVLAGTAIGALPAMSLYAQAEAKTMKIRLTVGEKVLTATLRDNETTRDFVSLLPLTLTLEDYAATEKISDLPRRLSTKGSPPGTDASAGDIAYYAPWGNLALFYRGAGHASGLVTLGKIDGGVEALREPGPLKARIELVK from the coding sequence ATGAAGACGAAACGATCGCTTCTGCTCGCTGTACTGGCCGGCACGGCCATCGGCGCTCTTCCGGCCATGAGCCTGTACGCCCAGGCCGAGGCAAAGACCATGAAGATTCGACTGACGGTTGGAGAGAAGGTCCTGACGGCCACCCTGCGCGACAACGAGACCACGCGCGACTTCGTATCCCTGCTACCACTGACCCTGACCCTCGAGGACTACGCGGCAACCGAGAAGATCAGCGACTTGCCGAGGAGGCTGTCCACGAAGGGCTCGCCTCCAGGCACCGATGCCTCGGCCGGAGACATCGCCTACTACGCCCCCTGGGGGAATCTGGCCCTGTTCTACAGGGGCGCCGGCCATGCGAGCGGGCTCGTCACGCTCGGGAAGATCGACGGTGGCGTCGAAGCCTTGAGGGAGCCCGGTCCGCTGAAGGCGAGGATCGAGCTCGTCAAGTAG